GTTTGGCGGTTTGGTGTGGATCCTGGTGGCGTCGACCCACATCAACCCCGTGAACCCTTTGGGGTGGGTGATGTTCGTCTCGGTCTTCTGCTTCATCATGACCCTCCTGTGGATGATCATGTTTGCTGCTGGCTGCCACAAGAGCAGCCCCGTCTGGGCCGCTGCTGTAAGAGCACAGCACAACGTGAAGTGAAGACGAACTAAAAACAAGACATAAGAATAGAAATGAGGGTAACTGGTCTGTATTTGTTTCGTATGTGCAGGACTTTGTCTACCATGGCCTGGCAGTGATTTTCTACCTCAGTGCGGGAGTGGAGTTGGCTTACATTACTTTGGTGAAAAAATCAGCTCTGCTGTTTGATTTACGAGTCTACCAGATTGATATTGCAGCGGTGGTGAGATGTTCCTCTTCTTACTTCCTCTCAGACTGTTTACAGAATCTCCCTGATTTTACTGAAATGCTGTATACTGCATTATATTCTTGTCCAGAACACAAGGACAAGAATACTGTATGTCCGTGTGTATTCGCACAATAACTGCGATCTGTTTCGCAGTTATTATATATCTGCGACACAGAtattctgcaaataaaactCCAACGTCGTCTTCCTATTCGTCTGGTACTGAAGCATACAGAGTTTATTCACAGAGTTATTTGAGCATAACAAAAAAAGCTTCACAACTCTGAGACACCTTGCAGTTTATTACCTCAAAAGGCTCGAGCACCATGGGAGCGATGTTGTGCTTCTGAAATGTCATAGAGACAGCAAAATAGCGTCATCTACTCTAATgcagtatgtaaaaaaaaagaaaaagaaaaagatacaaacaaaacaaatactctGAATGTAATAGCagaaaaactataaaactaCAACAACTTTCATCCTGATGCAGTGGAAGACTAAACCGGGTTTGACTGCATGAAATGTACGTCGTTTCATCACTTTTAGAAGCAGCCAGCATGTGTTTTTCTatgaaaaaatttgttttttttcttttt
The Xiphophorus hellerii strain 12219 chromosome 22, Xiphophorus_hellerii-4.1, whole genome shotgun sequence genome window above contains:
- the LOC116713636 gene encoding myelin and lymphocyte protein, with product MAATTAQSMGTLPSGMEICTTAPDIFYLPELVFGGLVWILVASTHINPVNPLGWVMFVSVFCFIMTLLWMIMFAAGCHKSSPVWAAADFVYHGLAVIFYLSAGVELAYITLVKKSALLFDLRVYQIDIAAVVFAFATTLLYFIHAILSAIRWKHF